The following proteins are encoded in a genomic region of Nicotiana sylvestris chromosome 4, ASM39365v2, whole genome shotgun sequence:
- the LOC138890526 gene encoding uncharacterized protein — MPTGRLSKWQILLFDIVYVTRTAIKARALVDHLVENPVDDEYIPHRTYFLDEKVNSIEEVVPDDHPVWKMYFDGAVNIKEVGIGTILISPIGHLYPVIAQLWLFYTNNTTEYEACIMGLKMAIDLDVHELLVMGDSDLIIRQAQGEWENRDIKLIPYRQ, encoded by the coding sequence atgcccactggcaggctttcaaaatggcaaatcctgctcttcgacatcgtctatgtcactcgcaccgcGATAAAAGCACGGGCTTTGGTAGATCATTTGGtagagaatccagttgatgatGAGTACATACCACATAGAACATATTTCCTAGACGAAAAGGTCAACTCAATAGAGGAAGTAGTTCCAGACGATCACCCTGtatggaaaatgtattttgatgggGCCGTCAATATCAAAGAAGTTGGGATTGGAACAATCCTCATCTCACCTATTGGACATCTTTACCCTGTAATAGCCCAACTTTGGTTATTCTATACCAATAATACGACAGAATACGAGGCTTGTATCATGGGTTTGAAAATGGCCATCGATCTGGATGTGCATGAACTATtggttatgggagattctgacttgattatccggcaagcccaaggcgaatgggagaATCGAGACATCAAGCTTATTCCGTACAGACAATGA
- the LOC138890527 gene encoding uncharacterized protein — MDDIAPIEPKASNGHRFILVAIDYFTKWVEALTFKAVTKKAVVDFVHFNIICRFGIPNTIITDNAANLNSHLMTEILRKMIQGSRQWHKKLPFALLGYRTTVRIFVGATPYLLVYGTKAVIPAEVEIPSLRIIVESEIEDTKWVNT, encoded by the exons ATGGATGACATTGCgccgatcgagccaaaggcttcaaatgggcatagattcattttggttgcaattgattacttcaccaagtgggtggaggccctcactttcaaagcagtcaccaagaaagcagtggtagacttcGTTCATTTCAACATCATCTGtcgctttggtatcccaaatACCATTATCACTGACAATGCAGCCAATCTAAATAGCCATTTGATGACGGAG attcttaggaagatgatccaaggttccaggcaatggcacaaaaagttgccttttgctcttTTGGGATACCGCACGACTGTTCGCATATTTGTTGGTGCAACTCCGTATCTGCTTGTATATGGAACTAAAGCTGTAATACCCGCTGAAGTGGAAATTCCTTCTCTCCGAATTATTGTAGAATCAGAGATTGAAGACACTAAGTGGGTCAACACCTGA